The stretch of DNA CATCATTTCCACCAGTGTTGCATTTACATTTAATGCGATTTCAATATGATCCAGTTACAGATTGTTCTGTAAAATTTAATGATAGGtaagaaataacaaaaaaaattataatcttaATACATAGAAtctattttttcatatttgcGATCTTTAtgtctatatatattaaatttcattaaggTTTGAATTCTATGAAAAAATAAGCCTTggcaaatatttacaaaataaagaagCAACAAGTGCAGATTATACATTGCACGCAGTCTTAGTACACAGTGGGGATAATCATGGTGGGCATTATGTTGTATTTATCAACCCAGCTGGTGATGGAAAAGTATGtgcatttttttattctaattattttattctaatttagttagaaataattatgtatttcttttaaacatAATgtcattttctatttaaataattttaaataattatatgcaAATATCATTGATTGTGTATACTCAATTCTGAAACAGTGGTGCAAATTCGACGATGATGTCGTCTCAAGGTGTACGAAACAAGAAGCTATTGAACACAATTATGGTGGTCAAGATGAGGATATGTCTATAGCTGTCAAACATTGTACGAACGCCTATATGTTGGTGTACATAAGGGACTCTGAGCTGGAAAACGTCCTACAAGAAGTCAAGGAAGAGGATATACCTCAAGAGGTCAGAAACGTCCTACAAAGAGAGCTTTCCCAGGAGTTGAGCGACCATGAACGTGACAAAGACGCGACTGACTCAATCAAAGACTCACATACAGAGACTACGACTCTTCGTCCGTGCACGCAAAATTCTCGAAATCCAAATCTCTATATTCATGATTTTTGAAGAGATGGAAAGAGTTGCAAATTGGTTGAATTCTTTTCCAATAAAACTTCCCATTTCTTAAATATGTCTTGAGCTAATTAGCTCATAACATATAAAATCATCAAATTCATAAAACATTACATCAAGTTATATACAAGGATGAAATAAGTTTAATAACATAGGAACGTATTTGAATAGATTCAATATTTTGGATATGTGAattaatcagaaaataatatctacaaattaaatttaataaattaatattttttttagcacctatacatacatatatatattttcaaatatttgttataaaatttctcttaatattttttaataaccaGAAATTTATAGCGTTATCAGCTACAGGCTGTTATATCACCAAAtgttgatattgtatacattgtGTCCATTTTCAGATACAGCATGTTGTATGTAATACGTCACTCTTATGTGACTTAAAAGTGTTACGCGCGCATTACTTTGCtgatatttattacatatttaaaaaagaaaggagaaaaaaaaatatttcattacatTATATTGAATTGATGTCTATATACAAAGATATTTGGTTTGAAAATGACAGTTAATCAATATAAAATGTTGTATTACAGTTAtctaatatgtatattatcaATAGATTTTTATTAGTTAATGTTAtatagagatttgttttattcaaATGAACgtattttaatctttttgaCAGAGGATTTTTTTTGTATGGACGATTGAGTCATGTAAAAATTAGAtctttgttgattcttttaatttatttttctcgttacttaaaaattttatattaattatatattagttGATTGAAGGTTAAACAGCTATAATTAATGTACGCGTTGCACTTCAGGTACtatacaaaaattgaaatcggGTTGGCATAAAATCTGATTATTAGGCTATTATCATGGTGAGCCTTAGAATCAGTTTGAAATgtttattgtaataaatattgtatGATATTATAcctaaaaaaaataattgtattgtAGTATTCTAAAGCTTTGGGTAACAAATGCACAGACATATCGCAGAATAGGTTGAAATGtgtgaataattataacaaaagTACAGGCAAGAAAGACTTATTAGTTTATAGAGTGAGATAATTATTCAAAATCTGATTTAAAATAATGAGTTATAACTCATGAAATAGATAATGCTGtgggaaaaagagaaaatgaacAATAAGTAGGATTTATTAATGTCTGCTACTTCCTTAATACGTCTTCTAAGGtgtatttgttatttaatgaAGATCGTTTAGTGAGTGAGGTGAAATgtgatttatattattaaatctaTGATTTTCACGAATTAACACTTTGAATCaacgttaataataaaattaggaTATTGAACCTTGTAATGAGGTCTGAATCAATTAATCGAGTCGttaattcattaaattttgTCAATGTTCATAGTCAGTATGACCATCAACAGATGCtatctatttatttgttgttacgtattaataaatagaaaaaattcaATGCCTCATGAACAAAgtgaatatttcataataactataaaatacctatatatatatatataatatataatatatatatatatatattactctTTATCTTAGAcataaaatgaatgaaaaaatatagaataaactgTTGAATACTAGAGAATTTCAAACACTAAAAATCATATTAGTTAATTTGTTAccatttttactttttacttgTTAAAAATGTagttgttttattatttaaaacatcCGCATGACAGTAATTCAATATGTAAAGCATCTCCACACTACTATAGTTATACATtacattctttttattatttagcaTAAATGATGGTCatgtatttttgtaaatattcatAGCACACAGGTATGATAGTCTAAGATCTGcaaatatcaattattaacATTGTATGATTCTtgatttcaaagaaatatataatataacattgtGTTTTATACTTTAATCAAAATGTAGTAGACAAAATGAAGATAataggaaatttattttttagaactatgaaacaaaaatttagtACATTTCATAAATCattatttagttattaaaaCATCATCCCtgtgtaaaaatttattagtattttatgtattttatatactttctAATTGTTTGCATTAATTTGAAGTACATTACATGAAACCATCATTTACAGCtgaataattttcattgtGTAATTGTTTGACTTAGTAGTCTGTATTGCGGCAGatgaacaaaattaaaattatataaaggacaaaacaaaattcattCTTTTGATGTTTCGAATACTATTTGTTCTCGAATCTCAAAAGCATGATACTAGCACACTGCTTTTCTAAAAGTTTAAATTTTAGAAGACAGATGAGGAAAAATTACCAATGAGATGAATTTAGTACATATAtggataattttaattttgttggTCTAGCTGGTGGAGAGGCTGCAAGAGGAGAAGAGGCTGGAACAAAtacgaagaaaggaaagaacaGAAGCATACTTGTATATAACCGTCAACGTCCTTCTTGAGGATAATTTTGACGGTCACCAAGGGAATGACTTATATGATCCAGAGCATGCTTTGTATCGTGTATTTCGCGTACGTAAGCAGTGTACCTTGCACGAGTTTCTCGAATTGCTGAGTGATAGCTTGGTAAGTGTTGACAAATTTTTCATGCTATTACTCTCATCatattgtattaaaatatgctactatcgatattttattttatcgatatttttaattatttgatattgaaatattggtGTGACTTCATAATATGTGCTACTAATtggttatatattatattattgtgaTCATCTACGAACACGGTAggtgattaaaaaaattgtacttAAAAGTGAAACAACTATTTTATCAAATTGAAGGATACAGaatctaaataattaattttatgggATTTTTTTCTACAGAAATATCCAATAGAACAAATTCGTTTGTGGCCGTTGAATGTGCGTTCAAACCAGACTTGTAGACCAATGCCAATTGAATTAGAAAATGACCTACAAAAATCCATTTACCAATGCGCAGAGAACCCAAATGTTTGGAACGTGTTTGTTGAACTTGTTCCTCCAGATTCTGATCTAACAGCATTGCCACCTTTCGATAAAGACACTGATGTTCtgctattttttaaattatacgaCCCCAAAAATAAGAAGATTCATTACTGCGGACATCATTATATGCCTGTCACAGCTAAAGTCCgtaagttttattttaaataacttcctttctttaatttcattttttgcTATAATGTTATTGTCAGAGATtaagaaacaaatttatatattataaaatataatagatttatatcttcataacagtggaaaataattgttatcACGGTTTTGTGCAGAGGAACTTATACCAATCTTAAATGAAAGAGCCGGTTTCCCACCTGATACAGAATTGGCTCTTTACGAAGAAATCAAACCAAACTTGGTAGAAAAGATAGACAACTTAACAGAACCATTAGAGAAAGTCCTTGAGGAATTAATGGATGGAGATATAATTGTTTTTCAAAAAGAGGGTGACAATCAAATGTATGAGCTTCCAACATGTAGAGAATACTTCAAGTAAGTTGAGaaacatttgtaaaatttgatatttatacaaatatctttatacaaaaatttttgttatatttcaGAGACCTATTTCATAGAGTGGAAGTTACGTTTTGTGATAAAACAATTCCTAATGATACTGGTTTTACAATGGAACTTTCATTAAGAATGACATATGACCAAATGGCAAGAGCTGTGGCACAGAGACTTGGTACAGATCCTTATCTTTTGCAATTCTTTAAATGTCAAAcgtaagaatatatataatatataactatgcaattttatatacttttatacgtctatattatatatacaaatatttcttattacatTTGCAGCTACAAAGATTCACCTGGTCACCCACTAAAATGCACATTTGAAGGTTCGTTGAAAGATTTAGTTTCTTATTGTAAACCTAAAGCAAAAAAGTTATATTATCAGCAACTTAGTATTAGAGTAAATGAACTCGAAAACAAAAAGCAGTTCAAATGTATATGGGTTGGTCCGTCTCTtaaagaagagaaggaaatTATTCTTTATCCTAACAAAAATGGAACAGTAGCAACACTGCTGGAAGAAGCTAAAAAACAAGTAGAATTATCAGAAAACGGATCTGGAAAATTAAggatattagaaattaattctaGTAAACTTTCGCCTGGACCAAGGGAAGATGTACCTTTAGATAATTTAAATACATCTGGCACAAAATTATACAGGATAGAAGAAATTCCAAATGATGAGTTAAATTTAGCAGAAGATGAAATGTTGGTTCCTGTTGCCCATTTCCACAAGGATATTTTTTCAACATTTGGTAttccctttttctttaaaatcaaacatgtaagtatagtaaaatatgaaaagatgTTTTTtcaagtaaatattttaattttataattttacattgtTTGTATTTTCGTCGTTTATGTGTTTACAGGGCGAGCCTTTTCCAAAGATGAAAGAAAGACTATTGAAGAAGTTGGGGGTACaagaaaaagaatttgaaaaggtAGGCATCCtaatctaattttatttgatattctATGAGAATTCATAAAAAAACTTTGAAGTTTAAGTTCGCGGTGGTGACGATGGGTAAACCACACTTTATTATGGACTCGCCAGAATACTGCATGGACCTTGCAGATTTCCGTATTCATCCAAATCAAAGTAAGtgttcaaataaaaaagatacaaataaaaaaaatacatacacTCACACATGCATATAAATACAAACGTCAAAGTtttgatagaaaatattgaaataggtgaagtagcgaataattttacagtaaaaactttaaattgacgttgatgaaaaataaattttgtagtTTATCCATTTTTAAACGCAGGCACATCGCCACTTAGGCCTTGGCTCGGCCTAGAACACGTCAACAAAGCGCCAAAGCGCTCTCGTATCAACTACCTCGAAAAGGccattaaaatttacaattagaTTTTCATCACAccaagaaaaatgaaattaggCAGCCACTCATATAATTTATACGACTCTATAGTAAGAAAGCGACGTTTGACATAGGATGGTTGGAAATGCGTTTATGTATTCGGTTCTTCAACCAGATAGTGCGCGGTTTTAATATTATGATCATGTTAACAAAAGGTAAATCTACGCTTTGTATACGATGGATTAAGAGACTGTAATGAACATGcaatgatattttatacatcATGGAAGTTCTCCCTTTCGAATCGACAGGGATTTTACGTAATGGCTGGATCAATCATATATACTGATGATTGATTCCACTATACTGCAACAATGGATTCTATTtgtgaaatttgtaaatattttgtcACTCAGTGAcagttatttaacaaatatttttgaaagcaCTGTTTTTCACTGCTTTTACGTTTA from Bombus huntii isolate Logan2020A chromosome 3, iyBomHunt1.1, whole genome shotgun sequence encodes:
- the LOC126864003 gene encoding ubiquitin carboxyl-terminal hydrolase 7 isoform X3; this encodes MNHVNDQENLKQLNLAPVQVNEVEEMDTQEGETPNDGGGDGNDTSPMNGESELACIVQDQEMEEDEARSEATFRYTVENLSKMKETQLSPPCYVRNLPWKIMIMPRSSQTQDRAPQKSLGFFLQCNGESESSWSCYAVADLRLLSCKEGQEPFSRKIQHLFYSKENDWGFSHFMTWQDVLDPDKGFIKDDSITLEVHVMADAPHGVSWDSKKHTGFVGLKNQGATCYMNSLLQTLYFTNQLRKAVYKMPTESDDSSKSVALALQRVFHELQFSDKPVGTKKLTKSFGWETLDSFMQHDVQEFLRVLLDKLESKMKGTCVEGTVPKLFEGKMVSFIKCKNIDYKSTRVETFYDIQLNIKGKKNIYESFNDYVSTESLDGDNKYDAGENGLQEAEKGVIFSSFPPVLHLHLMRFQYDPVTDCSVKFNDRFEFYEKISLGKYLQNKEATSADYTLHAVLVHSGDNHGGHYVVFINPAGDGKWCKFDDDVVSRCTKQEAIEHNYGGQDEDMSIAVKHCTNAYMLVYIRDSELENVLQEVKEEDIPQELVERLQEEKRLEQIRRKERTEAYLYITVNVLLEDNFDGHQGNDLYDPEHALYRVFRVRKQCTLHEFLELLSDSLKYPIEQIRLWPLNVRSNQTCRPMPIELENDLQKSIYQCAENPNVWNVFVELVPPDSDLTALPPFDKDTDVLLFFKLYDPKNKKIHYCGHHYMPVTAKVQELIPILNERAGFPPDTELALYEEIKPNLVEKIDNLTEPLEKVLEELMDGDIIVFQKEGDNQMYELPTCREYFKDLFHRVEVTFCDKTIPNDTGFTMELSLRMTYDQMARAVAQRLGTDPYLLQFFKCQTYKDSPGHPLKCTFEGSLKDLVSYCKPKAKKLYYQQLSIRVNELENKKQFKCIWVGPSLKEEKEIILYPNKNGTVATLLEEAKKQVELSENGSGKLRILEINSSKLSPGPREDVPLDNLNTSGTKLYRIEEIPNDELNLAEDEMLVPVAHFHKDIFSTFGIPFFFKIKHGEPFPKMKERLLKKLGVQEKEFEKFAVVTMGKPHFIMDSPEYCMDLADFRIHPNQSTSPLRPWLGLEHVNKAPKRSRINYLEKAIKIYN
- the LOC126864003 gene encoding ubiquitin carboxyl-terminal hydrolase 7 isoform X2, with translation MNHVNDQENLKQLNLAPVQVNEVEEMDTQEGETPNDGGGDGNDTSPMNGESELACIVQDQEMEEDEARSEATFRYTVENLSKMKETQLSPPCYVRNLPWKIMIMPRSSQTQDRAPQKSLGFFLQCNGESESSWSCYAVADLRLLSCKEGQEPFSRKIQHLFYSKENDWGFSHFMTWQDVLDPDKGFIKDDSITLEVHVMADAPHGVSWDSKKHTGFVGLKNQGATCYMNSLLQTLYFTNQLRKAVYKMPTESDDSSKSVALALQRVFHELQFSDKPVGTKKLTKSFGWETLDSFMQHDVQEFLRVLLDKLESKMKGTCVEGTVPKLFEGKMVSFIKCKNIDYKSTRVETFYDIQLNIKGKKNIYESFNDYVSTESLDGDNKYDAGENGLQEAEKGVIFSSFPPVLHLHLMRFQYDPVTDCSVKFNDRFEFYEKISLGKYLQNKEATSADYTLHAVLVHSGDNHGGHYVVFINPAGDGKWCKFDDDVVSRCTKQEAIEHNYGGQDEDMSIAVKHCTNAYMLVYIRDSELENVLQEVKEEDIPQELVERLQEEKRLEQIRRKERTEAYLYITVNVLLEDNFDGHQGNDLYDPEHALYRVFRVRKQCTLHEFLELLSDSLKYPIEQIRLWPLNVRSNQTCRPMPIELENDLQKSIYQCAENPNVWNVFVELVPPDSDLTALPPFDKDTDVLLFFKLYDPKNKKIHYCGHHYMPVTAKVQELIPILNERAGFPPDTELALYEEIKPNLVEKIDNLTEPLEKVLEELMDGDIIVFQKEGDNQMYELPTCREYFKDLFHRVEVTFCDKTIPNDTGFTMELSLRMTYDQMARAVAQRLGTDPYLLQFFKCQTYKDSPGHPLKCTFEGSLKDLVSYCKPKAKKLYYQQLSIRVNELENKKQFKCIWVGPSLKEEKEIILYPNKNGTVATLLEEAKKQVELSENGSGKLRILEINSSKLSPGPREDVPLDNLNTSGTKLYRIEEIPNDELNLAEDEMLVPVAHFHKDIFSTFGIPFFFKIKHGEPFPKMKERLLKKLGVQEKEFEKFKFAVVTMGKPHFIMDSPEYCMDLADFRIHPNQSTSPLRPWLGLEHVNKAPKRSRINYLEKAIKIYN
- the LOC126864003 gene encoding ubiquitin carboxyl-terminal hydrolase 7 isoform X1; this encodes MNHVNDQENLKQLNLAPVQVNEVEEMDTQEGETPNDGGGDGNDTSPMNGESELACIVQDQEMEEDEARSEATFRYTVENLSKMKETQLSPPCYVRNLPWKIMIMPRSSQTQDRAPQKSLGFFLQCNGESESSWSCYAVADLRLLSCKEGQEPFSRKIQHLFYSKENDWGFSHFMTWQDVLDPDKGFIKDDSITLEVHVMADAPHGVSWDSKKHTGFVGLKNQGATCYMNSLLQTLYFTNQLRKAVYKMPTESDDSSKSVALALQRVFHELQFSDKPVGTKKLTKSFGWETLDSFMQHDVQEFLRVLLDKLESKMKGTCVEGTVPKLFEGKMVSFIKCKNIDYKSTRVETFYDIQLNIKGKKNIYESFNDYVSTESLDGDNKYDAGENGLQEAEKGVIFSSFPPVLHLHLMRFQYDPVTDCSVKFNDRFEFYEKISLGKYLQNKEATSADYTLHAVLVHSGDNHGGHYVVFINPAGDGKWCKFDDDVVSRCTKQEAIEHNYGGQDEDMSIAVKHCTNAYMLVYIRDSELENVLQEVKEEDIPQELVERLQEEKRLEQIRRKERTEAYLYITVNVLLEDNFDGHQGNDLYDPEHALYRVFRVRKQCTLHEFLELLSDSLKYPIEQIRLWPLNVRSNQTCRPMPIELENDLQKSIYQCAENPNVWNVFVELVPPDSDLTALPPFDKDTDVLLFFKLYDPKNKKIHYCGHHYMPVTAKVQELIPILNERAGFPPDTELALYEEIKPNLVEKIDNLTEPLEKVLEELMDGDIIVFQKEGDNQMYELPTCREYFKDLFHRVEVTFCDKTIPNDTGFTMELSLRMTYDQMARAVAQRLGTDPYLLQFFKCQTYKDSPGHPLKCTFEGSLKDLVSYCKPKAKKLYYQQLSIRVNELENKKQFKCIWVGPSLKEEKEIILYPNKNGTVATLLEEAKKQVELSENGSGKLRILEINSSKLSPGPREDVPLDNLNTSGTKLYRIEEIPNDELNLAEDEMLVPVAHFHKDIFSTFGIPFFFKIKHGEPFPKMKERLLKKLGVQEKEFEKFAVVTMGKPHFIMDSPEYCMDLADFRIHPNQIYPFLNAGTSPLRPWLGLEHVNKAPKRSRINYLEKAIKIYN
- the LOC126864003 gene encoding ubiquitin carboxyl-terminal hydrolase 7 isoform X4, with translation MNHVNDQENLKQLNLAPVQVNEVEEMDTQEGETPNDGGGDGNDTSPMNGESELACIVQDQEMEEDEARSEATFRYTVENLSKMKETQLSPPCYVRNLPWKIMIMPRSSQTQDRAPQKSLGFFLQCNGESESSWSCYAVADLRLLSCKEGQEPFSRKIQHLFYSKENDWGFSHFMTWQDVLDPDKGFIKDDSITLEVHVMADAPHGVSWDSKKHTGFVGLKNQGATCYMNSLLQTLYFTNQLRKAVYKMPTESDDSSKSVALALQRVFHELQFSDKPVGTKKLTKSFGWETLDSFMQHDVQEFLRVLLDKLESKMKGTCVEGTVPKLFEGKMVSFIKCKNIDYKSTRVETFYDIQLNIKGKKNIYESFNDYVSTESLDGDNKYDAGENGLQEAEKGVIFSSFPPVLHLHLMRFQYDPVTDCSVKFNDRFEFYEKISLGKYLQNKEATSADYTLHAVLVHSGDNHGGHYVVFINPAGDGKWCKFDDDVVSRCTKQEAIEHNYGGQDEDMSIAVKHCTNAYMLVYIRDSELENVLQEVKEEDIPQELVERLQEEKRLEQIRRKERTEAYLYITVNVLLEDNFDGHQGNDLYDPEHALYRVFRVRKQCTLHEFLELLSDSLKYPIEQIRLWPLNVRSNQTCRPMPIELENDLQKSIYQCAENPNVWNVFVELVPPDSDLTALPPFDKDTDVLLFFKLYDPKNKKIHYCGHHYMPVTAKVQELIPILNERAGFPPDTELALYEEIKPNLVEKIDNLTEPLEKVLEELMDGDIIVFQKEGDNQMYELPTCREYFKDLFHRVEVTFCDKTIPNDTGFTMELSLRMTYDQMARAVAQRLGTDPYLLQFFKCQTYKDSPGHPLKCTFEGSLKDLVSYCKPKAKKLYYQQLSIRVNELENKKQFKCIWVGPSLKEEKEIILYPNKNGTVATLLEEAKKQVELSENGSGKLRILEINSSKLSPGPREDVPLDNLNTSGTKLYRIEEIPNDELNLAEDEMLVPVAHFHKDIFSTFGIPFFFKIKHGEPFPKMKERLLKKLGVQEKEFEKFKFAVVTMGKPHFIMDSPEYCMDLADFRIHPNQIYPFLNAGTSPLRPWLGLEHVNKAPKRSRINYLEKAIKIYN